The DNA region GGGCAAGTTCAGACAGACTCTGATAAAGGAATTACATTTGAATCCTTCTGCAAATGAGGTGAAAAGTTAATCATTTCTCGGCTCCTGGTGACTACTTTTATGCATATGACCTTGCATGCACACAATTAATGCAAGCCAAATGATTCAGAGCAaaattatttaataaaataaattctctcATGGCGATCAACGATTGATAATCAATAACATGACATCAGTCTGTCACAATGGTTCTAGGCACTTGCATGTTGCTTTAAAACGTAAcattttttccctgtttctgcaatgtcattttaaatttcATGCTTTTTGTTTAGCATTATTGCCATCTTATTAAAAGCATTGAAgtggggagaaagaaaagaaaaaagcacgATACACACGGATCTGCTGCTTTCTGAAGCGTTGTCAATAATCTAATTCCAATTTTGATTCAGTGACAATTCATATGGGTTGAACAGTTTGTTAAAAAACAGCAGTGCATGAAATTTCCCCACAGGAAAACAGAAACGAGGCACATCAGGATATTCTGAATCAAAATTGAAACAAATATTGGAACATACTGAcctcttttatttttccccctGACCTTTTACTGACCTTTTTGAACTATGTTTTGCAGCATGCCCAAGCGAAGGTGAGCCATACAGAATTTGACCCACATACAGTGTAATTAAATATGAAAGCTGGGGTTCCAGTGATTTGTGGTGCTGAATCACAGTTTTCACTGTTCATGACATAATTCTCTGTGGGAGGTTTGAATTGGAATCAATTCACTTGACATAATATGGtctagattttattttaaatcaagtaAATGGCACTAACCCAGCTTTTAATTATTCTTTGCTTTTATAAATTGAAATGTGCaattaatatatttttgtaTTCACAAGTGATATctagttgattttttttttttttttttaaattaagctGTTGTAGTTTTTGTTACCCCCAACTGAATGTACTTCAGCACATACTGGAGCTGCAGTGCTTAATGAGCGTACTTATTGGTGACTTGATACTGAACCTTATTGCTTTTTTCGCAACCTGACACAAAATctgtagaaaagaaaaatgggggATCCTCTGCCAAACCTTCCACATGCTTTGCCTTTGGGAGATTTGTCACTGAGTAATAACCCATCTCTGGAAAGGAGCAAAAACCCATCTCTGGAAAGGAGCATCATCAAGAGCAAAGCCCAGTTTGGAAGGGTGCGTCGACACTCCCGTTTGTCCCAGTCGGAGAGCTCTGGGGCAGAGGAGGAGTGGCTCAGCCCTTCAGCTGACGCCACCTCTTCCTATGCTCGAAGCCCTTTCCTGCAGTGTATACCGGCACAAGGCCTGATGTACCACCGCAGTGCCTTTGAGCAGGCAGAGAGCACTGACCAATGCTGGGCTCGGTCTAATAGCAATGAAGTGCTGTCATCTTCTCCACGGAGCCCAAATACTCGGAGCTACTTTGGCTCCCAGTCTGGGCTGTCCCGTAGTCTGCATCAGAACAAGGGACACCCCGCTGCTCCCATGAAATCATCTGGTACCCACCATCATCAAAGCATTAGAGGCCGAAATCGTACCTCCTCTGAGACGGAGCCCAGGGCCAAGAGCAGCAAAACACCCACCCAGAGGAAGAGAGGCCTCTCTGAGACGGAAAGCTGGACTCTGAGGGACAAGTATGACTGCTCCAACTGGGAATTGTTTAGGCATGATGTGTGTTTCTGGCTGACAAATTTAAATACAGTGTTTAATTTCAGATGGCTGCATTTTggcccctttttttttttttttttatgcttaCTTGTGTATCGTGCTTCTCGTGCCAATGGCAAATGAGTGAATAGACGATGGGTCCACGTTTGATATGCAGCTTTGGAGAGATGTTATTTTGGATGCATGTCACATTTTCCTAATGCAGCGTCCTCGTTTATTTGAATTATGTCAATCTCTTGACTCGGCAGGGCTGAACCACTCTGATTAACTCCAGTGCAGTATGTGGAGCTGCCGCGGCTAGTTAGTTTAGCTGCTATCTCCGTAGCTTGCCAAATTTGCAGTGGTTTATTTGGTGGTCTTGTATTTGCTGTAAGATGAGTCAAGAATACCACACATGTTTCACACAGCATAGTTCAGCCACCACTAAGGGGTTGTTAGTGGGTCTTAGCTGGCCCTTTGTTTAATAATCCAGTCTCTGCCCATGCAGCAACTGTGTTCCACTGACTGTGGAATGTGTACATGCAGGTCTGCTGCATTCGAGTCAGCAAAATGAGACTAGCCAGAATACCTCCGTTTCATCGTTTAATTTAAGCTGATGCCTGAAGTTATATTGACTGAGATTCCTGCAATCTGCACTGTTTTGTTATAACCTCTTTGCTTTCACACCTCCAACATTTCTGCTTCATGTTTAAACCGTCATGTCATGGTGGCGCGTCTAATCGACCCATGTCACTAATCGTCAATTATTGGCTGTTCTGTGGATCATGGTGCAAGTAGAAGGGCAGGATTGTCTAGTTATGTCTAACTTGTCTGAattatctctttctctctcagtaTCAACATGAGTGGACTGCAGTGCCTTGCCTCAGAGAACGTATGGTTCGATAAACACCGCTTTGATGAAGCAGAAAAACGCTTTTACGAGGGAGCCAACGGCCCTgccccacagcagcaacaggtaGAAAAGACCATAGGGAATTTCCATAAAATAATTAACAAACATACTAGttacagatttttattttagacAACATTTATTTCCATGTCCTCTCCCTTCTTTTGCTGGCGTTGGAGTGGCCGGTGGATTCCCGAATGACACACTCTGAGTCTCTGGCCTCGGAGATAAACCAATGGTTACATCACTGCTGTGGTTAAAGCAGCTGTGTGGACAAGAGTTAAGCGTCCCAGTTTAGAAGTGGCTCACCAGAGTGAGAGACAGGCCAGGTGACCGGGCAGCTGTCGCTCCTTTGGACATCCATGGCAACAGTACCGTGGTTCTACAGAGACCGGAGCCAGGGTCAAGTCCAAGTGAAATGGAATATTTATGAAAAGATCAGGCAGTAAGGGAAGATGATGGCGTTTGTGCTAAAAATACGTCACGAGCCATCTTATAGTGAGAAGTTTACTCAGCCCCTGTGTATCACAGTGATGAATGCATCACATTTGGGAGTGATGATGGATCAGTTTCTGAAGGACCCAACTTTTACAGGAAAGGCTACAGAGCTCGGATGATTTGTCTACCTTCTGTTTTGCGGGGTTAAGTTGAAAAATGGCGCTGTCTGCTTGGATCAAAGAGCTATTGATAATGGTCCAACAGATGCCTGATTATAAAGCTTACAGGAAACCTTCAAAGCAACATGTTCACTGAATGGTGACTGAGCTAGTTTATCAACTATGACAACCCTGCTTTCTTGAAAAATATTGATCAAAAACAGAACTTGGGAGTGTTTATATATTGCCAGCTTGCTATTGAATTTTGAGATTTAACATTCTTAAATTAAGGCTATTATGAATTCACCTGCTTTTAAGCACTTTGCAGCCACAAAAACCACTATCATTGAAGCCTAGACACTACAATACTACTTTGGGTTTCTGGGAGTTTTCTGCATGGTCAGCAGTTTCAGTcgcagattaaaaaacaaaaaaaaaaaacccgctgGGAACAGGACGGCTGCACTGGGAGAGTTCCAGGTTCATCTTGTCAGCCTGGGTTTGTGTATATTCGTATCTGTTGCCAAGGTGTGCGTAGCCTTTGATACATTAAGGCAAAGTTCCATGTCTGTACCTGGCTTTGTGTTCCTCTAATGTACAGTAACTGACTGGGATCAACAAAT from Takifugu flavidus isolate HTHZ2018 chromosome 15, ASM371156v2, whole genome shotgun sequence includes:
- the LOC130538294 gene encoding elongation factor 1-delta-like isoform X1: MGDPLPNLPHALPLGDLSLSNNPSLERSKNPSLERSIIKSKAQFGRVRRHSRLSQSESSGAEEEWLSPSADATSSYARSPFLQCIPAQGLMYHRSAFEQAESTDQCWARSNSNEVLSSSPRSPNTRSYFGSQSGLSRSLHQNKGHPAAPMKSSGTHHHQSIRGRNRTSSETEPRAKSSKTPTQRKRGLSETESWTLRDNINMSGLQCLASENVWFDKHRFDEAEKRFYEGANGPAPQQQQVKTATHQAKGRHQKRQHRNSSSHGDQELVSRMKSLELENQSLHKVVENMKAALQKLESRVAVLEKAPTKAAVPCAKAAPVQAAPVKQVANGDDDDDDLDLFGSDEEDEDTARIKQERLDAYAAKKSKKPALIAKSSILLDVKPWDDETDMSMLEKCVRSVQMDGLLWGASKLVPVGYGIKKLQINCVVEDDKVGTDILEEEITKFEDFVQSVDVAAFNKI
- the LOC130538294 gene encoding elongation factor 1-delta-like isoform X2, with the protein product MGDPLPNLPHALPLGDLSLSNNPSLERSKNPSLERSIIKSKAQFGRVRRHSRLSQSESSGAEEEWLSPSADATSSYARSPFLQCIPAQGLMYHRSAFEQAESTDQCWARSNSNEVLSSSPRSPNTRSYFGSQSGLSRSLHQNKGHPAAPMKSSGTHHHQSIRGRNRTSSETEPRAKSSKTPTQRKRGLSETESWTLRDNINMSGLQCLASENVWFDKHRFDEAEKRFYEGANGPAPQQQQSSSHGDQELVSRMKSLELENQSLHKVVENMKAALQKLESRVAVLEKAPTKAAVPCAKAAPVQAAPVKQVANGDDDDDDLDLFGSDEEDEDTARIKQERLDAYAAKKSKKPALIAKSSILLDVKPWDDETDMSMLEKCVRSVQMDGLLWGASKLVPVGYGIKKLQINCVVEDDKVGTDILEEEITKFEDFVQSVDVAAFNKI